A part of Coturnix japonica isolate 7356 unplaced genomic scaffold, Coturnix japonica 2.1 chrUnrandom461, whole genome shotgun sequence genomic DNA contains:
- the LPAR2 gene encoding lysophosphatidic acid receptor 2 isoform X2 has product MGLKTASCLHGPVAMKHCFYNESVGFFYNNSRKELTTYWRTKDVLVVALGLTVSLIVLLTNLLVIAAIIINRRFHYPIYYLLGNLAAADLFAGIAYMFLMFHTGPRTAELSLKTWFIRQSLLDTSLTASVVNLLAIAVERHQTVLTMQLHSKMSNQRVMILIFCIWATALLLGLIPSYGWHCLCALEECSSMAPLYSRSYLTFWAISNLLVFLLMAVVYAHIFIYVKRKMGRMSAHTSFHPRYRETVVGLVKTVTIILGAFLICWTPGQVVLLLDGLGCKSCNVLAVEKYVLLLAEINSLINAIVYSYRDNEMRNTFRRILCSICYRNPKYTPTAVKPNGADRGGLSLNGHFTVDSSI; this is encoded by the exons atgggacttaAAACTGCTTCATGCCTACATGG GCCGGTGGCCATGAAGCACTGTTTCTACAATGAGTCGGTGGGTTTCTTCTATAACAACAGCCGGAAGGAGCTCACCACCTACTGGAGGACCAAAGACGTCCTGGTGGTGGCCCTGGGTCTCACCGTCAGCCTTATCGTCCTCCTCACCAACCTCTTGGTCATCGCCGCCATCATTATCAACCGCCGCTTCCATTACCCCATTTATTACCTCCTGGGTAACCTGGCAGCTGCCGACCTCTTTGCTGGCATTGCTTACATGTTCCTCATGTTCCACACGGGGCCGAGGACGGCCGAGCTCTCCTTGAAGACCTGGTTCATCCGGCAGAGCCTCTTGGACACCAGTTTGACCGCTTCGGTGGTCAACCTCTTGGCCATCGCGGTGGAGAGGCACCAGACGGTGCTGAccatgcagctgcacagcaagaTGTCCAACCAACGCGTCATGATCTTGATCTTCTGCATCTGGGCCACggctctgctgctgggcttGATCCCATCCTACGGTTGGCATTGCCTGTGTGCTTTGGAGGAGTGTTCCAGCATGGCTCCGCTCTACAGCCGCAGCTACTTGACCTTCTGGGCCATCTCCAACCTCCTGGTCTTCCTCCTCATGGCGGTGGTCTACGCTCACATCTTCATCTACGTCAAGAGGAAGATGGGGCGGATGTCGGCGCACACCTCTTTCCATCCACGCTATAGGGAGACCGTGGTCGGCCTTGTCAAGACCGTCACCATCATCCTCG GTGCCTTCCTGATCTGTTGGACCCCCGGGCAGGTTGTGCTGCTATTGGATGGGTTGGGTTGTAAGAGCTGCAACGTTTTGGCCGTGGAGAAATACGTCCTTCTATTGGCCGAGATCAACTCATTAATCAACGCCATCGTTTATTCCTATCGGGACAACGAGATGAGGAACACTTTCCGAAGGATCTTATGCTCCATTTGTTATAGGAACCCCAAATATACCCCGACGGCTGTGAAACCCAATGGGGCCGACCGTGGGGGGTTGTCACTGAATGGGCATTTCACAGTGGATTCCTCCATTTGA
- the LPAR2 gene encoding lysophosphatidic acid receptor 2 isoform X3 produces MKHCFYNESVGFFYNNSRKELTTYWRTKDVLVVALGLTVSLIVLLTNLLVIAAIIINRRFHYPIYYLLGNLAAADLFAGIAYMFLMFHTGPRTAELSLKTWFIRQSLLDTSLTASVVNLLAIAVERHQTVLTMQLHSKMSNQRVMILIFCIWATALLLGLIPSYGWHCLCALEECSSMAPLYSRSYLTFWAISNLLVFLLMAVVYAHIFIYVKRKMGRMSAHTSFHPRYRETVVGLVKTVTIILGAFLICWTPGQVVLLLDGLGCKSCNVLAVEKYVLLLAEINSLINAIVYSYRDNEMRNTFRRILCSICYRNPKYTPTAVKPNGADRGGLSLNGHFTVDSSI; encoded by the exons ATGAAGCACTGTTTCTACAATGAGTCGGTGGGTTTCTTCTATAACAACAGCCGGAAGGAGCTCACCACCTACTGGAGGACCAAAGACGTCCTGGTGGTGGCCCTGGGTCTCACCGTCAGCCTTATCGTCCTCCTCACCAACCTCTTGGTCATCGCCGCCATCATTATCAACCGCCGCTTCCATTACCCCATTTATTACCTCCTGGGTAACCTGGCAGCTGCCGACCTCTTTGCTGGCATTGCTTACATGTTCCTCATGTTCCACACGGGGCCGAGGACGGCCGAGCTCTCCTTGAAGACCTGGTTCATCCGGCAGAGCCTCTTGGACACCAGTTTGACCGCTTCGGTGGTCAACCTCTTGGCCATCGCGGTGGAGAGGCACCAGACGGTGCTGAccatgcagctgcacagcaagaTGTCCAACCAACGCGTCATGATCTTGATCTTCTGCATCTGGGCCACggctctgctgctgggcttGATCCCATCCTACGGTTGGCATTGCCTGTGTGCTTTGGAGGAGTGTTCCAGCATGGCTCCGCTCTACAGCCGCAGCTACTTGACCTTCTGGGCCATCTCCAACCTCCTGGTCTTCCTCCTCATGGCGGTGGTCTACGCTCACATCTTCATCTACGTCAAGAGGAAGATGGGGCGGATGTCGGCGCACACCTCTTTCCATCCACGCTATAGGGAGACCGTGGTCGGCCTTGTCAAGACCGTCACCATCATCCTCG GTGCCTTCCTGATCTGTTGGACCCCCGGGCAGGTTGTGCTGCTATTGGATGGGTTGGGTTGTAAGAGCTGCAACGTTTTGGCCGTGGAGAAATACGTCCTTCTATTGGCCGAGATCAACTCATTAATCAACGCCATCGTTTATTCCTATCGGGACAACGAGATGAGGAACACTTTCCGAAGGATCTTATGCTCCATTTGTTATAGGAACCCCAAATATACCCCGACGGCTGTGAAACCCAATGGGGCCGACCGTGGGGGGTTGTCACTGAATGGGCATTTCACAGTGGATTCCTCCATTTGA
- the LPAR2 gene encoding lysophosphatidic acid receptor 2 isoform X1, protein MQCVLPGEQRTELLGLPVAMKHCFYNESVGFFYNNSRKELTTYWRTKDVLVVALGLTVSLIVLLTNLLVIAAIIINRRFHYPIYYLLGNLAAADLFAGIAYMFLMFHTGPRTAELSLKTWFIRQSLLDTSLTASVVNLLAIAVERHQTVLTMQLHSKMSNQRVMILIFCIWATALLLGLIPSYGWHCLCALEECSSMAPLYSRSYLTFWAISNLLVFLLMAVVYAHIFIYVKRKMGRMSAHTSFHPRYRETVVGLVKTVTIILGAFLICWTPGQVVLLLDGLGCKSCNVLAVEKYVLLLAEINSLINAIVYSYRDNEMRNTFRRILCSICYRNPKYTPTAVKPNGADRGGLSLNGHFTVDSSI, encoded by the exons atgcagtgtgtgctgccagGGGAGCAGAGGACGGAGCTGTTGGGACT GCCGGTGGCCATGAAGCACTGTTTCTACAATGAGTCGGTGGGTTTCTTCTATAACAACAGCCGGAAGGAGCTCACCACCTACTGGAGGACCAAAGACGTCCTGGTGGTGGCCCTGGGTCTCACCGTCAGCCTTATCGTCCTCCTCACCAACCTCTTGGTCATCGCCGCCATCATTATCAACCGCCGCTTCCATTACCCCATTTATTACCTCCTGGGTAACCTGGCAGCTGCCGACCTCTTTGCTGGCATTGCTTACATGTTCCTCATGTTCCACACGGGGCCGAGGACGGCCGAGCTCTCCTTGAAGACCTGGTTCATCCGGCAGAGCCTCTTGGACACCAGTTTGACCGCTTCGGTGGTCAACCTCTTGGCCATCGCGGTGGAGAGGCACCAGACGGTGCTGAccatgcagctgcacagcaagaTGTCCAACCAACGCGTCATGATCTTGATCTTCTGCATCTGGGCCACggctctgctgctgggcttGATCCCATCCTACGGTTGGCATTGCCTGTGTGCTTTGGAGGAGTGTTCCAGCATGGCTCCGCTCTACAGCCGCAGCTACTTGACCTTCTGGGCCATCTCCAACCTCCTGGTCTTCCTCCTCATGGCGGTGGTCTACGCTCACATCTTCATCTACGTCAAGAGGAAGATGGGGCGGATGTCGGCGCACACCTCTTTCCATCCACGCTATAGGGAGACCGTGGTCGGCCTTGTCAAGACCGTCACCATCATCCTCG GTGCCTTCCTGATCTGTTGGACCCCCGGGCAGGTTGTGCTGCTATTGGATGGGTTGGGTTGTAAGAGCTGCAACGTTTTGGCCGTGGAGAAATACGTCCTTCTATTGGCCGAGATCAACTCATTAATCAACGCCATCGTTTATTCCTATCGGGACAACGAGATGAGGAACACTTTCCGAAGGATCTTATGCTCCATTTGTTATAGGAACCCCAAATATACCCCGACGGCTGTGAAACCCAATGGGGCCGACCGTGGGGGGTTGTCACTGAATGGGCATTTCACAGTGGATTCCTCCATTTGA
- the PBX4 gene encoding pre-B-cell leukemia transcription factor 4, with protein sequence MEDPSRLMAPHGTGVTLQGGGGLPPVVAPNPPPTATPSDPSSVVTPGPPPPAPAHDTGDVLQQIMAITDQSLDEAQARKHALNCHRMKPALFSVLCEIKEKTVLSIRGIQEEDPPDAQLMRLDNMLLAEGVSGPEKRGRGAPMAVAATPGGCPNDNSIEHSDYRAKLSQIRQIYHSELEKYEQACSEFTTHVMNLLREQSRTRPISPKEIERMVSIIHRKFSSIQMQLKQSTCEAVMIFRSRFLDARRKRRNFNKQATEILNEYFYSHLSNPYPSEEAKEELAKKCSITVSQVSNWFGNKRIRYKKNIGKFQEEANLYAAKTAVDATNVVAQGNRANSPSTPNSASSGSFKMTNSGDSFINLQSLTSYQSSPVGGNVQSQMDSLHHVIHQTGRYDSIVGNPLYTTQRIDANGSWQDPTTPSSITSPAGDPGSVNSDASN encoded by the exons ATGGAGGACCCGTCTCGTTTAATGGCACCGCACGGAACCGGGGTGACCCtccaagggggggggggtctcccaCCGGTGGTGGCTCCCAACCCCCCCCCTACGGCGACACCGAGTGATCCCAGCTCCGTGGTCACCCCGGGCCCACCACCACCAGCTCCCGCTCACGATACGGGTGACGTTCTGCAGCAGATTATGGCCATCACCGATCAGAGCTTGGATGAGGCCCAGGCGAG GAAACACGCCCTGAACTGCCATAGGATGAAGCCTGCTCTGTTCAGCGTGCTCTGCGAGATCAAGGAGAAAACAG TGTTAAGTATTCGTGGTATTCAGGAAGAAGACCCCCCCGATGCCCAACTAATGAGACTAGATAACATGTTGCTGGCGGAGGGCGTCTCCGGCCCcgagaaaagaggaagaggagcacCGATGGCTGTAGCAGCAACACCAGGTGGCTGTCCAAATGACAATAGCATTGAGCACTCTGACTACAGGGCCAAGCTGTCACAGATCCGACAGATATACCACTCTGAGCTAGAGAAATATGAACAG GCCTGCAGCGAGTTCACCACCCACGTCATGAACCTGCTCAGGGAACAGAGCCGGACGAGACCCATTTCTCCCAAAGAGATTGAGCGGATGGTGAGCATCATCCATCGCAAATTCAGCTCCATCCAGAtgcagctgaagcaaagcaCGTGTGAAGCCGTCATGATCTTCCGCTCACGCTTCCTTGATGCGAG GCGGAAGAGAAGAAACTTCAACAAGCAGGCTACGGAAATCCTGAATGAGTATTTCTATTCCCATCTCAGCAACCCTTACCCCAGTGAAGAAGCCAAAGAAGAGCTAGCCAAGAAGTGCAGCATCACGGTTTCGCAG GTTTCAAACTGGTTTGGCAATAAGAGAATCAGGTACAAGAAGAACATCGGGAAGTTCCAGGAAGAAGCCAATCTTTATGCAGCGAAGACGGCTGTGGATGCAACCAACGTTGTGGCTCAGGGCAACCGGGCGAACTCCCCATCGACACCAAATTCGG CTTCTTCTGGCTCTTTTAAAATGACCAATTCCGGAGATTCCTTCATTAATTTGCAGTCGTTGACCTCCTACCAGAGCTCTCCAGTGGGAGGCAATGTGCAGTCACAG ATGGATTCCTTGCACCATGTCATACACCAGACGGGAAGATATGACTCCATTGTGGGGAATCCTTTGTACACGACGCAGCGCATCGAC GCGAATGGCAGCTGGCAGGACCCGACCACCCCTTCATCCATCACCTCACCCGCAGGAGACCCCGGAAGCGTTAATTCCGACGCGTCCAATTAA
- the MVB12A gene encoding multivesicular body subunit 12A isoform X1, which produces MAAEEEAAPLSGVGWAAGPEAAPSGWSVITTSVEGNAANLGSKGFGHKGGYLCVSTAAPPPQDPAVPIVTDVQVLSDRSPQPTGYTRAPEFPEPRSGVSRKKRLYVRLQPRGAAETAVFDIKVSAKSRAVPQYMKVGEMGGFAIWCKKGALPKRSPPPVPKPRTVSLGLKQLSLTDVEQQTPEKPVARSISRRASITLHNSADDGSSIYNLSAMDGVPFTLHPKFERGPKSDSNAILSDLTVKSLADIEKEYNYTFVVERTAAARLPPSIC; this is translated from the exons ATGGCGGCGGAGGAGGAAGCGGCTCCGCTGAGCGGTGTGGGCTGGGCGGCGGGGCCCGAGGCGGCTCCATCGGGTTGGAGCGTG ATCACCACAAGCGTTGAGGGTAACGCGGCCAACCTGGGCAGCAAAGGATTCGGACACAAGGGCGGGTACCTGTGTGTGAGCACCGCAGCTCCG CCCCCACAGGACCCGGCTGTGCCTATAGTGACCGACGTCCAGGTGCTGAGCGACCGAAGCCCACAACCCACGGGCTACACTCGAGCCCCCGAGTTCCCAGAGCCTC GTTCCGGTGTGTCCCGTAAGAAACGGCTCTATGTGAGATTGCAGCCCCGCGGGGCTGCTGAGACGGCCGTGTTTGACATCAAAGTGAGTGcgaagagcagagctgtgcctcaATACATGAAGGTTGG GGAAATGGGCGGCTTTGCCATCTGGTGTAAGAAAGGAGCCCTTCCCAAACGTAGCCCCCCTCCTGTCCCCAAGCCCAGGACGGTCAGCCTGGGTTTGAAGCAGCTCTCATTGACCGACGTTGAACAGCA GACACCTGAGAAGCCAGTGGCTCGCTCCATCTCCAGGCGTGCTTCCATCACACTACACAACTCGGCCGATGATGGCTCCAGCATCTACAACCTCTCAG CGATGGACGGAGTCCCTTTCACACTACACCCCAAATTCGAGCGTGGTCCCAAATCCGACAGCAAC GCCATTCTCTCCGACCTGACAGTCAAATCTCTGGCTGATATTGAGAAAGAG TACAACTACACTTTTGTAGTGGAACGGACGGCAGCCGCtcgcctccctccctccatttGCTGA
- the DSN1 gene encoding LOW QUALITY PROTEIN: kinetochore-associated protein DSN1 homolog (The sequence of the model RefSeq protein was modified relative to this genomic sequence to represent the inferred CDS: deleted 1 base in 1 codon) produces MGINGWMAIPATVTRPKVPYRSEEGRKRAEGMEASLTGSFLAADGDAPHTEHDSGEKKDPEKLPEPTDIAAVSQDIVLPEAAVGKTSRGTPSSEKSLNSSRSQSKRRSWRRSSLKGKKRRKSLPPFHEDLTALSQAISLDLPETDRLSMLLLSSFQFSMQKLEHNLEQTEGFSPEAFKANVSSVSEDLKRYIEKLKLDGTLQSCIEKAEGDSLGSVSDKSVCKAKECITRFSAECQAWDELLQRYQKDAEETSKQLEDCKSKQGRAEAPLPSYIPAEVLSTKPNYQSILDEQGEVLSCMELQLDELQQAAKMLKAFSEDSRQYLQGVSGRLAARTFRQLENSPVRKLIAAPDRKAPPEG; encoded by the exons ATGGGGATTAATGGATGGATGGCGATACCGGCTACTGTAACCCGACCGAAGGTTCCTTACAGGTCCGAGGAGGGGCGGAAAAGAGCGGAGGGGATGGAG GCTTCTCTCACCGGATCCTTCCTTGCAGCAGATGGGGATGCTCCACATACGG aacatgactctggagagaagaaagatcCTGAGAAGCTTCCAGAGCCAACTGATATCGCTGCTGTTAGTCAGGACATTGTTCTACCTGAAGCAGCTGTAGGAAAAACATCCCGTGGGACCCCGAGCTCTGAGAAAAGcctgaacagcagcagatctCAAAGCAAACGTCGCTCTTGGCGTCGGTCGAGCCTGAAGGGGAAGAAACGTCGGAAATCTCTGCCTCCTTTTCATGAGGATCTTACCG CACTGAGCCAAGCAATTAGCCTGGACCTGCCAGAAACAGATCGCCTTTCTATGCTGCTCTTATCCAGCTTCCAG TTCTCTATGCAGAAGCTCGAGCACAACTTGGAGCAGACAGAAGGCTTCAGCCCCGAGGCCTTCAAAGCCAACG TGAGCTCCGTTTCAGAAGACCTGAAACGATACATAGAGAAACTGAAGCTGGATGGAACCTTGCAGAGCTGCATTGAGAAAGCTGAAGG GGATTCCTTGGGTTCTGTTTCGGATAAGTCagtttgcaaagcaaaggagtGCATTACCAG GTTTTCAGCTGAATGCCAGGCGTGGGATGAGCTCCTACAGCGCTACCAGAAGGATGCAGAGGAAACATCCAA GCAGCTGGAGGATTGCAAGAGCAAACAGGGCCGGGCAGAAGCT CCATTACCTTCATACATCCCAGCCGAGGTGCTGAGCACCAAACCCAACTATCAGAGCATCCTGGATGAGCAGGGCgaggtgctgagctgcatggAA TTACAGCTCGATGAactgcagcaggcagccaaGATGCTGAAGGCCTTCAGTGAGGACAGCAGGCAGTACCTGCAGGGGGTGTCCGGGCGGCTGG CCGCACGGACCTTCCGGCAGCTGGAAAACTCCCCGGTGAGGAAATTGATCGCAGCCCCCGACCGGAAAGCACCACCGGAGGGATGA
- the MVB12A gene encoding multivesicular body subunit 12A isoform X2 produces the protein MAAEEEAAPLSGVGWAAGPEAAPSGWSVITTSVEGNAANLGSKGFGHKGGYLCVSTAAPDPAVPIVTDVQVLSDRSPQPTGYTRAPEFPEPRSGVSRKKRLYVRLQPRGAAETAVFDIKVSAKSRAVPQYMKVGEMGGFAIWCKKGALPKRSPPPVPKPRTVSLGLKQLSLTDVEQQTPEKPVARSISRRASITLHNSADDGSSIYNLSAMDGVPFTLHPKFERGPKSDSNAILSDLTVKSLADIEKEYNYTFVVERTAAARLPPSIC, from the exons ATGGCGGCGGAGGAGGAAGCGGCTCCGCTGAGCGGTGTGGGCTGGGCGGCGGGGCCCGAGGCGGCTCCATCGGGTTGGAGCGTG ATCACCACAAGCGTTGAGGGTAACGCGGCCAACCTGGGCAGCAAAGGATTCGGACACAAGGGCGGGTACCTGTGTGTGAGCACCGCAGCTCCG GACCCGGCTGTGCCTATAGTGACCGACGTCCAGGTGCTGAGCGACCGAAGCCCACAACCCACGGGCTACACTCGAGCCCCCGAGTTCCCAGAGCCTC GTTCCGGTGTGTCCCGTAAGAAACGGCTCTATGTGAGATTGCAGCCCCGCGGGGCTGCTGAGACGGCCGTGTTTGACATCAAAGTGAGTGcgaagagcagagctgtgcctcaATACATGAAGGTTGG GGAAATGGGCGGCTTTGCCATCTGGTGTAAGAAAGGAGCCCTTCCCAAACGTAGCCCCCCTCCTGTCCCCAAGCCCAGGACGGTCAGCCTGGGTTTGAAGCAGCTCTCATTGACCGACGTTGAACAGCA GACACCTGAGAAGCCAGTGGCTCGCTCCATCTCCAGGCGTGCTTCCATCACACTACACAACTCGGCCGATGATGGCTCCAGCATCTACAACCTCTCAG CGATGGACGGAGTCCCTTTCACACTACACCCCAAATTCGAGCGTGGTCCCAAATCCGACAGCAAC GCCATTCTCTCCGACCTGACAGTCAAATCTCTGGCTGATATTGAGAAAGAG TACAACTACACTTTTGTAGTGGAACGGACGGCAGCCGCtcgcctccctccctccatttGCTGA